The sequence below is a genomic window from Lolium perenne isolate Kyuss_39 chromosome 7, Kyuss_2.0, whole genome shotgun sequence.
CACGGTGGTACGGCCGCGGCGGTGTTAACCGCTGCTAGGGCTGCAAGTGGCGCCGTTAACGGGGCGGATTGGAGTCCGAATAGTGCAAACTAAGTAGATGTGGCATCGGGGCATCCTGTACAATTTGTACTGAACTTTGGGATTTGCGGGACTACAACGAGGCCGCATTTGCAACCCTAGCCGCTGCAGTCAGTGGCTGGATTTCAAGGGCGTGATTgtaatctcaaaaaaaaaagggcGTGATTGCGTGACTCGTAGAGAAGAAATAATGGAAACTAGGAGTTTGGACAAATGGAGGATGGAAATTTGGAGTTTGGACAAATGGAGGATGAGCACGAGGGAGCTTGTTACAATAACAACATCAGAGCTTTTTCCAAGCAAGTTGggatctccaacaggcgcggtaAACGGCGCTGTATCCAAAAAAGCGACTAGAGTCGTAAATTGATGCTGCATCTGGCGCTGTAAAATGGAGCGCACTGCAAAAACGCTATCTCGCGCACTATATCTACCGCGCCGGAAAGAGCGGGCGGTACAAATCTCGAGCAAGAACAACTACCCATTTTTACAGCTCCAAAATTTAGAGCTTCTGTTGGAGGTGAGTATGATCTCACGCGTGAAACACTGATGGAGCGCGCTGCAAAGTACTTTTACAACGTCAAAATTTAGCGcgactgttggagatgctcttaagagCTAAATTTATAGGGACATTCCAATCTTCCTGTCTCTTTTTACTATCTCCGCCCATGTCAACTTTGGTTACCCTCCTCCTTGTATTTTCCATACTCCTTTAGATTCCACAGTTAACTATGGAGGCCTTATTGGATTGAGCAAACCATTTTAGTCGGTGTTAGACTAATTTCTCGTCGACATATGCCTCCCTTAGTTTATGCACCATGTCCGATCCTTTCTTGTATGGCCACATCCTCCGTATCTTGTTATATGTTTTCTCCAAGTCTAGGATGACCATATGTAGGTCCTTCTACTACCTCCTGTATCTCTCCACAAGTTGGTGAAGTAAGCAAATCGCCTGTATAGTCGATCACTTTCCTCAGGCGGTGCTCAATGATTTTCTCCCAAAGTTTCATAGTATGACTAATAGCTTAATTCCTTAATAGTAAGTACAACTTCAAACATCTTCTTTATTTTTTGAAGATAGGTACTAATTTCCTCTATCTCCACTCTTCGGGCATCTTATTTGACCAAAAAAATATGGTTGAAAATCTTAGTTAGTCATACTATTACCATGTTTATAAGGCTTCTCCACACCTCAATTGGACACTCCTTTCATCCTTTTCAGGGCCTCCTTAGCCTCAAACTCTTGGATCCTTCGCATGTAATGCTTGTTGGTGCCATCAAATGAGTCATCTAGCTTAGGTATATTGGTCCCGTTCTCATCATTGAATAATCCATCAAAGTACTCCCTCCACCTGTTCTTGATCTCTTCATCTTTCACTAGAAGTGGATTTGCCTCGTACTTGATGCATATAACTTGGTTAAGGTCCCTCGTCTTCCTCACGATTTTTTTTCTATCTAGTACATATCCTTCTCGCCTTCCTTTGTGCCTAGTTTGTTATATAGCTCATCATTGGCCCATCCCTATGCTTCACTCACGGCTCCCCTTCCATTCTTCTTCGCCTCCTTGTACTTCACAATGTTGGTTGTGCTTCTATCTTGGTGCCAACTCTTGTAGcactctttcttctccttgattgcctTTTGGACATCCACATTCCAACACAAGTTTATGTTGAGCCACAACACACTCCCTAGGGATCACATTGCCATCCAAGCAAGCCATCCTATCCATTCTTCTTGTAGGGacaaagggtgtgtttggtaggtcggTTCACCTCACATATTCTCACCTCATCCCACTATTTATTGTTTGTTGGTCGGCTCGATCGTGTTGAGCTATGCCCACTTCATATGAAAAGAGACCCTCAACCATGCCCACTTGGGAAGCTCGAATCGAGCTTCGCAAGTTAGCATGGCTGAGCCCATCTCGTGCCTGCGACTCAACACGGTAGGGGTCACGGACCCGCACCCCTGGAGCGAGGCATTTCCCCCTTAGCCACGTCTCTCTCCCGGCTTGTCCACCGAGCTCTCCACTGCCTCCCTCGAGCTCTCCACCGCATCCACTCCCTCTCTCGAGCTCTCCTAGTGGTGGTGCGTGGCTGAGGCGCCCAACGGCGTCGCGTTACTGCAGAGCGTGGTGGCGGCTCCATAAGGGTGGCCCGCGACTAAGAAGCGTGGTGGTGGCTCCCAGCGGCGGCGCGTGGTGGTGGCTACCAGCGGCCACACGTGGGTGTCCTCTGCGTgctcctctcgccgtcgacggCGCCGGATGCCGAGCTCGACTTTAAGGTCATGAAttatttttttcattttctattcaaggacctgattgctttttatttttgttgGCCTTGCTCAAATCATACAGTACACTAGAAAGAATCTCAACTCAGCAGAGCTGAACTAGTACAACCTACCAAATACAACACACTAAAACAAAGTGGTACGTAGTCAGCTTACTGGATTTAGCTTGTATGAGGTGAGATTGCCCAcacaggctaccaaacacaccaaaAGTTAATCTCGCCAGAGAGTTAGGTATTGCTAAAGGTCACTAAGTGTGATTGCCACTTCCTATAGAAGTTGTTAGCTACCAACAAGTCATAAGGAAGCGTAAAGTTTAGAATGTCTTAACCTCTTGGTTTCTGTCACCATACCCGAAGCCTCCATGCACACCCTCAAGCCCTATGTTAGTTGTACGGACATGGCCATTGAGATCTCCTCCAATGAAAAGCTTCTCATTTGTCAGTAAACTTCTCACAACGTCTTCTAAGTCCTCCTAGAACTACCTCTTAGCGCTCATGTCGAGCCCAACTTATGGAGCATAAGCACTAATAACATTCATGACAAGATTCCCAACAACTAGCTTGACTAGGATGATCATATCCCCTTGTCTGCGAAGGTCCACTACTCCATTCTTGAGGTTCTTGTCTATGAGGACGCCTACACTGTTCGtagtgccatagtgccagttgACCCTGAATACCACAGTTTAAAGCTGGTATTATCAACATCCCTCGTCTTTTGACCCGTCCATCTAGTCCGGAGAATATTTACCCACCTCCTGATCAGAACATCCACTAGCTCTGTAGCTTCCCCATCAAGGATCTATATTTCAACTACCCACTCGCAACCTATTTAGGGTATGTACAAGGGGGTTCTTATCCGTGGAAGCTAGAAATTTGTTCCTGACCGAACGACAGTTGTGTGGTTCGATCTTGATCGAGAGGGCGTTTAATTAGCAGTGTCGACGCAATAAGTTGCGCTGCACGCTTCATTATAATTTGGCTAGCTGCCGAAAAATTCGCTAGAATAACAAGCGCATGAAACTATACGCCCTCCCATTGGAGGCAGCGACTCCTCCGTCTGATTCCAGGATTAATATCCCATTTTTCCTTCACTTAAGCAGTTGAGAAAACGCTCGCAGTTGAACATGCCCTTAGAACTTTCAAAGACAAATCCAGGGAGCTTGTTATATTAAAAAAATCGAAATCTTATTTACATGTTTAAAAAACAAATCTGATTTCGGCTGGGAACAAAATCCTGCCGCATGAAGATGAGCGCTTGCGTTTTGGCTGCTCAAATATACTTAGTAGACAACGGCCACGAACATGCAAAGAGAGATGCCAGAAAGCACCAGCTGCTACTGCCTATAAAAACTACGCCGAATCAACGACATTTCCTCCCAACATCTGGCTAGGGTGGGATTTGTTGTTATTTTTCGTTGAAGCCATCATCATTGACATAGCAGTACGAACATGGGAAACACTACGCTCGAACCGATTGCGTTGACGAACATGCCTATAAAACATCTCTTGGAAGAATCATGATTGTTCTTTTTTAGTAGAAATATTCTCAATCTTAGAACAAAAGAACACGCCTCGTGTGCCGCGTGAGCCCTGCATGGTTTGGATCCTACCCTATAAAAACTAGGTGATCCACAGCCTGCCGGATCAACACCATTTCCTCCGTGATCTTTGGCACCACGCCACAACCACCTGGATAAGGGTGGGATTTGTTGTCAACTTCATTCGAGCCACCATCCTTGCAGCTTAGAACATGGGCAACACTACGCTCCAACAGATTACGTTGACGAACATGCCTATAAAACATTTGAGCAGCAGACCTTCTCCCTCACACCTTACCACACAGGCAGACACACAGTACGCCATTCATCAGGATCAATCATGGCGCACCACGTTCTTCCGTTGCTCCTGGTGGTCGTGTTCGGTGCTGCCACGGCAATGGCGGCGAGCGGAGACGACGCGATGCCGCCAATACCGGAGTTCCATATGGACATCCCGCCGATGCCACAGCCGGCGGACATCCCGCCGCCGTCACCGTGCCTGAACAGCTTATCGCCCGTGTGCAATGGCGTCAGTACCCAGGACAGCCCCAATCTGGCGCCCTGCTGCACCGTGTTCAAGAAGCTCTTCAACAACGACCCCACGTGCGTCTGCGATGCCGTCGTTCAGGCTCAGAAGGTCGCAAAGGAGTACAAGCTCAACGGCACCATGTACGACGGCCTAGAGACGTTCCGCCTCTGCGACATGCCTACCACCAGCTGCGAGCCAGGAAAACCAGGTGAGGAGATGCATTCCTTTTTGGTAATTCATGTGGAGTGGATCATACCGTATACAGCGCATATATATACAGCGCAAAATAATTGAACTATATGAAATAAACAAAATAGATAATAAGGTACAAGTAGGAAGTCCTTCATACCGGAAAATGAAATAGCCGTACATCCATATTGCCATAATACTTTCAAGCTCACCAAAACATTCTCACAGTACACACTGAAGAACACGATGACAATGTAGTGACCTGTCTTTCATCCTACTTCAACAAAATATATGCACATACTATGAATTGCTACATGAATAAATTATAATTGTTCTGAAACAGTCCTGTTTCTATTGCATCTCAGGTTCAGAAAACTTAGGAAGTGCGGCACCTAATGGGAGGTCCATTGGTGCCTTTCAAACCATGCTTCTCCTCCCATTGTCGTGCTTCATGCTGTTGTTGTAAGCGTGGAGCACTGAGGACTTTCCCTGCTCATTTTTTGCACTCTGTTCCCTTCGTTTCCAGTATTTGTAATCTCATTAATTTTGTGTGGccacggcatgagattgaaagtacTACCAGTATCTTAATTTTTTTACTATTCCTACGTTATCTGGTTTACACAGCTCGGAGAAAGTGCAATCGATGAAAAGCAGTGAGTGAATTTGCATTTCAATCGTTTCTTTTGCTGAACTTGTGTGTCAATTCGAATGGTAGCTCCTTTGGATGATCATTCATTTACTATTCTTGCACCCTTAGTATTCATCTTACGTGGTAGAAAATAACGCAAGACAGGCACGCATGCTTATTCTACACAAATTTCGCATGGTTTTTTTTGATTTAATTGAGAAACTGTATTTGGTTAGTGTTCATCTCTATAAGTGATGAATCAGGATGTATTGTGTGATTCTAACTGCTAATTACATCGTATGGTCTACTGCTCTATTGTGCCGACTACTATACATTCAGCTTGCGAGTCTGTAGAGCTGATTCTAGTTAGAATCTTCACACATGGAAAGTTCTCAATAAATCAGATCATAATGATGCTCCCAAGAGCAATAAGAAATCATGAAATAAAAAGTTCCTTTAAATATTAAGATCGATCTTTCATTAATATCCTCTTAGAAAAGTGATCTTGACAAGGAGAGTAAATAATGTGTATGTTGAGATCATGATGATGAGTTGATCAAACACCTCTTTTTAGTGCAAATTTATTCGAGAAGTACGGTTTATGTTTTAGTGGCTTCAACACCGATACCCTAATTTACCCACCATGTTCAGAAATTGGCTACGAGGTATTCACAATAAGCTTGCTTTTCATATCTCAATTGTTTGTGGGGTTGGGTGGGGGCTTGTGTTCGGATATTTCACTACGTACGAAGGACAATATGTTTGATAAAAAGAACGTAGAAATACattttggctcataggtgtaCATGTAGTTATTACCTAAAAATATATCTCAAAatgtaaaaaaaaattgaaaataaatTTTAGATATACATCCGGACATTCTATGTCCTCACATAAAATTTCGCGAAAAAGTGACATTTGCTGTCACTTGTGTAAAAATGCCACTTGTGTAAAAAGACAATTTTGGGTGCTCCTACATAGCTTCTTACGAGACATTTGTTATATTTTTTTTTACACAGCCCACAAGAAAATCCATTTCTCACAAAATGTGTCTGAACCGCTAAGGTCCAACGTAATCATGGATAATAGCCACAATCGGCATACCCTAAGGTGACGTAAAAGTGGATATGAACTTGGATCAGCCAAATCTTGCATCTACCGCTACCGTCCTCCAATCAGGTCATCCACAAAACCGCCACTGCAAGCAGATTCGGGAGCCGGGACATGCCTCATGCGGGTTTCATCTGCAATTCTCTAGATCTGTAGGCGGAACACAAACGGGCTAAGAACAACTCTAGGTAGCAAAAAAGGCGTTGATCTAGCCGCATGCCTAGTAACTGTCTAAACATCAGACCCCCCAACCATATTACCACCACCATGGCTTCCCGTCATGGATATCCTCATCCACATGGGCACGGATCGTGGATGATCACAAAATTACAACGGTATGCCACACCACCGACAAGATCATGTCCAAATAAAACTCGAACCAGCGGATTGATTGGATCTCGGTGAGATTTTGTGGACATTATAACGAAGGGCTCCCCGTTGCCGTCTGCTATTGGACGGCTTCCATCTGTgaggggggagggggaggggggagGACGGGGAATGGACTGGCGGTGGTGTGGAGGCAGGGTGCCCTCCCCGTGCCACCTTAGAGAGGGACACATGGGTGAGGGGGTGGGTGACCCTACAATATAATCGGGTGAGCCTCATTGTTGGAACTTGGTTGATTGTGTGCCTCTATGTTATTAGGAGGTCAGGTTTAAACTGTTTGCAGTTGTACCACCTTGATCCGGTGTTTGAGTTAATAAAGCTACCATTATCGGCAAAAACATCATATGGTCTAGTGCCTTGCCAAAACTTATGTACTTTGGTCCCCTCTTCTAGTTCAGCTCCTTGTCTTTTCTTTCGTTTTTTTATGGTGGTCTTGGTCTTCTTGTTCTCAACGCTGATAAATCCTAGCCCTTTCCTTCCTTGTTCTACTTCTCTCACTC
It includes:
- the LOC127311496 gene encoding uncharacterized protein; this translates as MAHHVLPLLLVVVFGAATAMAASGDDAMPPIPEFHMDIPPMPQPADIPPPSPCLNSLSPVCNGVSTQDSPNLAPCCTVFKKLFNNDPTCVCDAVVQAQKVAKEYKLNGTMYDGLETFRLCDMPTTSCEPGKPGSENLGSAAPNGRSIGAFQTMLLLPLSCFMLLL